The sequence GTCCAACCAATCTGTCTGCAATGCTTTGATATCTATGTATTCTAGATGCGGTAATATAGAGGCGGCTTTTCAAGTTTTTGAAGGAATGGAAGATAGGAATGTAATATCTTGGACTTCAATTATAACAGGATTTGCAAAACATGGATTTGCCCACAGAGCTGTGGAATTGTTCAATCAAATGCTTGAGGATGgtataaaaccaaatgaagtcACATACATTGCTGTTTTATCAGCTTGTAGCCATGTTGGTTTAGTTGATGAGGGATGGAAATATTTTGACTCAATGTCAATAGATCACGGGATAACTCCAAGGATGGAACATTATGCATGCATGGTTGATTTGTTAGGCCGATCAGGCTCTCTTGAAAAGGCTGTTCAGTTTATCAAATCACTGCCCTTGAATGTTGATGCTCTTGTTTGGCGCACCTTGCTTGGGGCTTGCCAGGTGCATGGTAATTTACAACTGGGGAAATATGCCTCAGAAATGATTCTTGAACAGGAGCCAAATGATCCAGCAGCATACGTCTTACTATCTAACTTGTATGCCTCGAGGGGTCAATGGGAAGAGGTAGCAAAGATCAGAAAAGacatgaaagaaaagagaatggTGAAGGAAGCTGGATGTAGTTGGatagaagctgaaaatagtgtcCACAAGTTTTATGTAGGCGACACTAAGCATCCCAAAGCAAaggagatatatgaaaaattagatAAAGTAGCACTTAAAATAAAGGAGATAGGCTATGTTCCTAACACAGACTTGGTGCTTCACGAGGTGGAGGATGAACAAAAGGAGCAATATCTTTTCCAGCACAGTGAGAAAATTGCTTTGGCCTTTGGTCTTATTAGCACATCCAAACAAAAACCCAtcagaattttcaaaaatcttcGAGTATGTGGAGATTGCCACAATGCAATGAAGTTCATTTCAGTAGCGGAGGGAAGAGAGATAATCATTAGAGATTCTAATCGTTTTCACCATATTAAAGATGGACTCTGCTCCTGCAATGACTATTGGTGAAAGTCTTATTGTCAATTATGGTCTTATTGGCAAGTACGGACCAAAGTGGCAAACATGAATAGAATAATACAGATCATTCTAGTATATCGCGATGGGCATAGTGCTATGAAGCATGTATCTGCAATCGTGTTGATGAGTACAGAACAAAACCATATGACTTGCACATTCCTTTTTctgttgtattttgtatatcCCAGTTTGTATTATGTAAAGaggaaaaaacaaattttggaaattttagcAACTATGGAGTTTTGTCATTTATTAATTTGCTTGATTCATACTATTGTCATTAACTACATAAGCGTTCTGTTTTAACTTATCAAAATTTCTGTGTTTTCGGGTAGCTTTGCCACGGATCATGATCTTACATAGGCTTTGTTTGTACTGAAGCCCATTGCTGATAGCTGTTGCATATATGTTCTTTTGCTCTTCTTTTGAGATAGGGGCAATGTCGAACTCTAGATCATACGTCAACTTACAGATTTTGGCATTGAGAAAACAAGGAACATCTCTTTGTTCTGTGCATTATTGAGAAATAATCAGTCCATAACTACtttgtatttcatataaattattattggtCACCAGATAATGCCTCCCACTTTGTACTAATAAAAGTCTTTATTTGGACCTTGCTCTCAGCTTAGTGGGCAAGTGGGCAATTAAGAAGCTATTATTACATTAATGTTGAGAAGggtttcatttttttctctataaaaacCAGAGCTCCTTACTCAACTATGCAACACAAGTCTTAGTTCTGTCCTTTCCTTCTCTAAGTATAGTGGTTCCAGTTCAAAATGAAAAGCTTAGGGAAGTTGGGACAATGGTCTTTTCTAACAGTTGCTTTGGCAATTTGCTTAGTAGCCAGCACTGTTGTTGCTGATTACTCTTATGAGTATACTTCACCCTCACCTTCTCACAACTCTAACAAGTACTACAAATCACCATCTCCTTCCAACTATCATGTGCCCACTCCTTATTACAAGAAGCCTTATCCATCAAACTATTACCATAAATCACCAGCACCTTCAAAGTACACTTATTACAAATCGTCATCACCAGCAAAATATTACAAGTCAGATGTTCCTTCAAAGCATTATTACTACAAGTCACCCATTGTAACCAAGTATTACAAGTCACATGTTCCTTCAAAGCACTACTACAAGTCACCGGTTGCAACAAAGTATTACTACAAGTCCCCAACTCCTTCAAAGCATTATTACAAATCACCCGTTCCTTCTAAGTATTACTACAAGTCCCCATCGCCCGCAAAGTACTACAAGTCACCTACTCCATCAACAAACTATTACTATAAATCACCATCTCcaacaaaatattacaaatcaCCCACTCCGTCTAAATACTACAAGTCACCTTCATCtacaaaatattacaaatcaTCCACTCCATCTAAATACTACAAGTCACCTTCACCAACAAAATATTACAAGTCACCAGTTTACTACAAGtcacctccacctccaccaAAATACTACGAGAAACCACCAACTTATTACAATTCTCCACCTCCACCATACTACCAAGAATCTACACCTTCCTATAAATCTTCTCCACCTCCTCCAAAGACCTATGAACAATCACCTACATACTACtcacctccaccaccaccaTACTACAAAGAAACACCAACCTATGCCTCCCCGCCACCACCTGTGAAGTACGAGGAACCTGTCACCTATGCTTCACCTCCACCTCCAACCTTTTACTAGTAGTCAAATCCATTCTTTTTCGATGATTTTCCACCACCTTTGAGGTTTTCCATTTCCTTTAATGCTTCCCAAAATGACCGGCTTTGATTGTTGTGTGTGATTTTTGTACtaataattcttaatatttatcTTTGGAGATTTAGCTAAGATCTCCATTATTTTGGCTAATTGTATcaagattttattttgatgtaattttatcGAGAATTCTAATTTGCTTAATGCTATCTTCTCTTTGCCTAATATTTCTCTGGAGTATTTTCTCCTAACAATGGCTAATAAGTTATAACTAATCTACTACAAAAtttaacaagaaaaaaagaagaggagaggTGCAACATATGGTAATGAATTGATGCTTCAATTTTATATGGATtattagagccgtcaatatgggctaggccgtTGGGTCGGCCTGGCCTAATTCGGGATTTAATAGGGCTaggctaagatttttggagtCCATTTAAGAAAAGGACTTTTTAGCTCGGCCTGAATAAGCTTGCTCATTTGGGaggcttgagaaatattggtagggccggcccgtgggccaataaaaattaatttagaaatataatataatattaaaatttaaaaataaagagagtccaaaatcaaaacaattaggttaatatttctatttagatatttatacttttagttgaattttttttttttaataaatattaaggaaatgcacaagtacctcctagttcagggggtaatacgACCTTAGTAAGGTGTGTCTTTGGGATTTCGGTCATAATCTagggagtacttgtgcattttccctaaatattacaaacataattttatttgtgaatttgattaataaGTAGTGACAATGTCTCATTTGTTTCAATTAAGATTAAGACCTTTGAAtttgaatacacatttaaatattaagatgtgcattaagatctagatgtgtaaatctgaataaacatctgaatattaaaatattatctctgaatctgaacactaaattattgggacagtttgttttcaatatctgaatgcacatatgaaattaaacgttatatcaataaaacattataaaaacCTTGttattaaaatagtttttttcatatagaataatattttgaacatttttaccgtaacaaggtaatatgatttacctttcaagaactcaacatcaagttacataattaatatgactattttttgcactcaaatactttgagaatctaatataatgcaatttaaaatagtttatatagagtagtaaatatatagtttacgaaatattttattttattatagaaattttttattgttatcgatcaaataactaatattttcttattttttaaaaccgtgctaaatattatatcatgggagtgcttatcaattcaaatatattgatcaatttagaaagtaaaagatgtatattaagttaatatgcataaaagaaattataatggCAAGCATGTaactaatattaattaaataagaaaacaatttttatgagttgtcgtgatttagttgaattaagataggagtcttattttttagtctgaATAGTATTAAGGGTGTGTTACAGATCTGATTTATTCAGATATATCCAGACCCATTAAGaggcttataagaaaataaaacaaacgaacttaataaattgaatctgaataattaagatccagtttttaaaaacaaacacacttaatgagacaaatctgaatgattaagattcaaaccccattaagtgcaaacaaatgaggcctaacataatgtaatattgttttgtcgatatttatgataatatttctaaattataatttataatttaatttaataattataaaaaaaatataattttttaaaaagtgagctggcccggcaagcctgtagcccacgtacttgtgggctgggccgaccattttctggcccacacaaaaaatgggctagcccggcctggcccgtaaaatgtcaaagcctgtATGGGTTAGTCCGGATAGGGTgcgctagcccatattgacagctctatgGATTATAATTGTACTAATCaccttttaagaaaataaaactatataagaTAAtcagaataataaaaaaataataaagagaattTTAATTTAGGCATATGCattattcttcaaaaaaaaaattatcaatgaaaAACTAAGTCAaaagatataatatattaatattgttGTTGATCTTAAAAGGTGAAATTACAAAATGCAAAACAAATAAGACTCCACCAGAAAATAAGTCAGATGGTATTCCCACTTTCTTTTcattatcataataaataagttaaaacaataaatataaattttaataatctcAAGTAAGGAAAAAATCTACAATAAAAAATGTTGCATTTAccttttaaatatgaaaattgttttacaatattattttaagagGAGTAAAGGTTAAAAATACGCCTAAATTATTTGTGCTGCTATTAAACTTCTCCCGCCGGCTGATATTTCCCGTGCCGGTCGCTTGCTGCGTCAATGACTCCCTCCTTATTAGTCTATCCCTTGCGTTTTCTGTTCTTTCGGCAAGTTTCTGAGCTATTCAATTATTATAATCATTCGTTTGGTTTCTGTCTTTTCCCTCACAGTAGCGTTGATATATAACAATGCAGATTTGTTATCGAGCTGCTATATGGCTAAAAATAACTGCTTTAAGCATTTTGGGTTGTTGAGGATTCTAATACTTGTACATTTTCTGTTGTTAGATTCTCAATTTGGTGAGGATTAAATATTTTGCTGTAATTCCATTCCCCTGCCAATAGTCTACCTTAGTTGGCGTTGTTTATGTTTACTGTTAGGTGATTGGATAAACATTTCCATCTTACGGAATAACATATGGATGTCAAGAATTAGAATAGAACGTTAGTAAATAGTCTAGCACATTGTCTTGTTTCTTTATGTTGCTAAAGTTCTCTACTTCACTGTTTCCAATATGGCTTTTtcatttatgtatatttgctttgAATATACTTGATTTGTGATATGTTTTActatcagaaacaacctctttatacttataatttgatttttagatAGAATTAATGGTTGTCAACCAATGAGGATTCTTTAAATCTTATACTTATCCCTACTCTTCAAACTAAGAAAACTCATGTCAAACACCTGCCTAACATAAGTGTACCAAGTTATGTTATCTAAGCCGTGAGCTAGGTGCGAAATAGGTTTTGAACTTTGCTGCAGTTAATTGGCTTCAGTCCACGCACACCTATATGGATATTAGGCTTGTGTTATGTTTTCAATGCTAAGATCGTATGTCAACTTGCAGATTTTGGCATAGCGAAAAAGGAAAGTTTCTTTGTTCTGTGCATTATTGAGAAATAATCAGTCCTTAACTACtttgtatttaattttaattattatttgttaccAAATAATGCCTCCCACTTAGTACTGATAAAAGTCTTTCTTTGGACCTTGCAAGTGGGCAATTAAGAAGCTGTTATTACATTAATGTTGACGAGGGTTTCATTTTTTCCTCTATAAAAACCAGAGCTCCTTACTCAACTATGCAACACAAGTCTTAGTTCTGTCCTTTCCTTCTCTAAGTACATAGTGGTTCCAGTTCAAAATGAAAAGCTTACAGAAGTTGGGACAATGGTCTTTTCTAACAATTGCTTTGGCAATTTGCTTAGTTGCCAGCACTGTTGTTGCTGATTACTCTTATGAGTATACTTCATCCTCACCTTCTCACAACTCTAACAAGTACTACAAATCACCATCTCCATCCAACTATCATGTGCTTACTCCTTATTACAAGAAACCTTATCCATCACATTATTACTACAAGTCACCAGCACCTTCAAAGCCCGCTTATTACAAATCGCCATCACCAGCAAAATATTACAAGTCACATGTTCCTTCAAAGCATTATTACTACAAGTCACCCATTGTAACTAAGTATTACAAGTCACATGTTCCTTCAAAGCATTATTACTACAAGTCACCCATTGTAACCAAGTATTACTACAAGTTCCCAACTCCTTCAAAGCATTATTACAAATCACCCGTTCCTTCTAAGTATTACTACAAGTCCCCATCGCCCGTAAAGTACTACAAGTCACCTACTCCATCAACAAACTATTATTACAAATCACCATCTCcaacaaaatattacaaatcaCCCACTCCATCTAAATACTACAAGTCACCTTCACCAACAAAATATTACAAGTCACCAGTTTACTACAAGtcacctccacctccaccaAAATACTACGAGAAACCACCGACTTATTACAATTCTCCACCTCCACCATACTACAAAGAATCTACGCCTTCCTATAAATCTTCTCCACCTCCTCCAAAGACCTATGAACAATCACCTACATACTACTCACCTCCACCACCACCGTACTACAAAGAAACACCAACGTATGCCTCACCGCCACCACCACCGTACTACAAAGAAACACCAACCTATGCCTCACCGCCACCACCTGAGAAGTACGAGGTATCTATCACCTATGCTTCACCGCCGCCACCTGAGAAGTACGAGGTTCCTCCCACCTATGCTTCACCTCCACCCCCACCACCAACCTATTACTAGTAGTCAAAACCATTCTTTTCAATAATTTTCCACCACCTTTGAGGTTTTCCATTTCCTTTTATGCTTCCTAAAATGACCGGCTTTGATTGTTGTGTGtgatttttgtattaataattcgTAATATTTATCTTTGGAAATTTAAGTAAGATCCTTGTGGTCTACATCAATTTGATTTATTGTATCAAgattttattttggtgtaatttatcatgtattttattttgtttaatattgTATCATCTGTGTTTCATATTGTTTGTTCTAGTTGACTGAATTCATATGTACAggcatattcatattattttgttttgtttccaATTCTTTTTCTGAAAGGATTTATCGACGGAAAATAAGCCATAAGACATAAGGTTGATCTCAAAAGGTGGGAATATAAGATGTATAAATACACCAGCAATTAACACTATGTAACACAATAATCttcacttttcatttttaaaaaataattatttccaCTCTTTTTCATAAAATCTCGAACAAAGAATAAATTTACTAGGAGTAccaaatgaatatgaaaaattaaagcaACCAAATTGAACGTAATCTAATCTAAtcaatttctataattttttcaataaaatcttaaaatttcattGAAGTGTATAACCGTCTCAAACAATAGTGAAATCCACTCTTTTCAATCATTTTCCACCTAACTTTGGGGTTCTCCATTTCCCTTTTATGCTTCCCAAAATGACGGGCTTTGTGTGCGGtatgttcttttgttttaataattcGCAGTAATATTTATCATTGGAGATTTAAGTAAGATCTCCATTATTTTGGCTTATTGTATCAAGATTTTATTTTGGTGTGATTTATCGAGGATTCTACTTTGCTCAATACTATCTTCACTTTGTCTAATATTTCTGTAGAGTATTTTCTCCTCAATAATGGTTTATAACTTATCTACTACAAAAtttaacaagaaaacaaaaaaaaagaagaggaaaggtgtgttaaatttgacaagattaaaaaatagattaatgagaagatatggtAATTAGGAGGATAATTTTTCATTGGTAGAAAAGTCAAGGTAGCACCTTTTGTAGGTTAAGTTTAGGTGaaccataaattgatttcacaaggtagatcttgacattttgacatatagtgatgacatcaataggaagaattcactcctataaataggtagctcctaattcatttgtaacacACCTCTAACTTGCCTTCTCATTTCCTAaggcatttgttcttctttctctcttgtacTATTTCACTTATACTCTTttagagtgaaataaatattgattgGCTGTGTCCGAGGagtagacaaaaaaaaataaaagtttgcCGAACCTTGTTAATTTctgtgttgtttttgttgttgtctcatttactatttattagctacCTTTAGATATAGTAATTGTGATTCCATCCCTCTCTATATATTCGGCTTTCGCAACAAGGTGCAAATTAATATGGTCATGGTTGGATCTTGGATGGATTCTTCAACAAATTGCTGTATTTTGGATATGGATTATAATTGTACTTACCAGcttttaagaaaataagtaaCAACATTATACATAAATTGAACAGAATAATAAAAAGCTATAGAGAATTTTAATTAAGTCGTATGCATTATtcttctaaaaatatttattgatggAAAATAAGTCAAAAGATATAATATGGTTGTTGATCTTAAAAGGTGAAATTATTTAATACAAGACAAATAAGACTCCACCAAAAGTTAGCGCaatataacttaatttttttcactttttgaaAAACATGGATGGTATATATTTCCCCTTTCttttttcattctcaaaaataaacaagtaagttaaacaataattataaattttaacaatctcaaataaagaaaaaatctaCAATTAGAAATGCTGCATTTaccttttaaaatatgaaaattgtatttcaatattattttaagattaGTAAAGATTATTGATACACCTAAATTATTGGTGCTGCTATTTAACTTCTCCTGCCGGCTGATATTTCTGGGGCCGATCGGCAGTCTCCGCTGGTCGATGCAACCTCGCTTGCTGCAACAATGACTTCTTACTTATAAGTTATTGGGAGAGATGATTAGATAAGACATGACACGTTTGCATTTTACCGATTACATGACCCTAGATAATAAGATACGAAGGTCAAAAATTAGGGAAGGTTAGTCAATAGTCTAGGTTGTCTTGTTTCATTATGTTGTTGCTATGGTTCTCTTCTTCATTGTTACCCATATGACTTTTTCATTTATGTATTTGCTTTGGATACTTGATTTGTGTTATGTTTTACTTGAGCGGAGCGTCTACTAGAAACAACCTTTTAACCTTATATCAAGGTAGGGTTAGGCTACATACACTACATACCCTCCTTGATCGTGGGATTACAATGGATTTATTGttgtaatatttaataattttactttttcttttagatAGGTAAGGGTTGTCAACCAATGAggattctttaaattttatacttGTCCCTACTCTTCAAActaagaatactcatgtcaaaCACCTGCCTAACATAAGTGTACCAAAGTTATGTTATGTAAGCCGTGTGCTAGGTGCACTTTGGCCTTTGTCGCAGTTAATTGGCTTCAGTGCACACACCTATATGGATATTAGTCTTGTATTATGTTCAATACTAAGATTATACGTCAACTTGCAGATTTTGGCATCCAGAAAACGAGGAACAATTCTTTGTTCTGTGCATTATTGAGAAATAATCAGTCCTTAACTACTTTGTATTATTTGTCA comes from Solanum pennellii chromosome 1, SPENNV200 and encodes:
- the LOC107009172 gene encoding extensin-3-like, which encodes MKSLGKLGQWSFLTVALAICLVASTVVADYSYEYTSPSPSHNSNKYYKSPSPSNYHVPTPYYKKPYPSNYYHKSPAPSKYTYYKSSSPAKYYKSDVPSKHYYYKSPIVTKYYKSHVPSKHYYKSPVATKYYYKSPTPSKHYYKSPVPSKYYYKSPSPAKYYKSPTPSTNYYYKSPSPTKYYKSPTPSKYYKSPSPTKYYKSPVYYKSPPPPPKYYEKPPTYYNSPPPPYYQESTPSYKSSPPPPKTYEQSPTYYSPPPPPYYKETPTYASPPPPVKYEEPVTYASPPPPEKYEVPPTYASPPPPSPSPPPPTYY
- the LOC107009154 gene encoding extensin-1-like isoform X2, whose amino-acid sequence is MKSLQKLGQWSFLTIALAICLVASTVVADYSYEYTSSSPSHNSNKYYKSPSPSNYHVLTPYYKKPYPSHYYYKSPAPSKPAYYKSPSPAKYYKSHVPSKHYYYKSPIVTKYYYKFPTPSKHYYKSPVPSKYYYKSPSPVKYYKSPTPSTNYYYKSPSPTKYYKSPTPSKYYKSPSPTKYYKSPVYYKSPPPPPKYYEKPPTYYNSPPPPYYKESTPSYKSSPPPPKTYEQSPTYYSPPPPPYYKETPTYASPPPPPYYKETPTYASPPPPEKYEVSITYASPPPPEKYEVPPTYASPPPPPPTYY
- the LOC107009154 gene encoding extensin-3-like isoform X1; the protein is MKSLQKLGQWSFLTIALAICLVASTVVADYSYEYTSSSPSHNSNKYYKSPSPSNYHVLTPYYKKPYPSHYYYKSPAPSKPAYYKSPSPAKYYKSHVPSKHYYYKSPIVTKYYKSHVPSKHYYYKSPIVTKYYYKFPTPSKHYYKSPVPSKYYYKSPSPVKYYKSPTPSTNYYYKSPSPTKYYKSPTPSKYYKSPSPTKYYKSPVYYKSPPPPPKYYEKPPTYYNSPPPPYYKESTPSYKSSPPPPKTYEQSPTYYSPPPPPYYKETPTYASPPPPPYYKETPTYASPPPPEKYEVSITYASPPPPEKYEVPPTYASPPPPPPTYY